One window from the genome of Equus quagga isolate Etosha38 chromosome 6, UCLA_HA_Equagga_1.0, whole genome shotgun sequence encodes:
- the IZUMO3 gene encoding izumo sperm-egg fusion protein 3, translating to MGDLWLLLLLHLTIFHGVKGCLECDPKFIEDIGSLLANLVPPEVPGRTHLLERQIKEMIRLSFKVSHGDKMLRVLAVQKVVKLRTWLKNELYKVGNETWKGGFILQGKLLDVRQNLESKLTEILKNFSEVACSEDCVVTEGPILDCWTCLRLTTRCFKGEYCGEEDSRKAENREISLFLILLAEAVILGSALLLFHFCVFHQRKMKAIRRSLKKYLERKLEELLGVIDEMEEKEDFEIRK from the exons ATGGGAGACCTGTGGTTGCTCCTGCTCCTGCACCTGACCATCTTCCATGGGGTCAAAGGCTGTTTAGAATGTGACCCCAAATTCATAGAGGATATTGGGTCCTTGCTGGCAAATCTGGTACCCCCAGAAGTCCCTGGCCGAACTCATCTGCTTGAACGGCAGATTAAGGAGATGATCCGTTTAAGCTTCAAGGTCTCCCATGGGGACAAGATGCTTCGGGTGTTGG CTGTTCAAAAGGTTGTCAAGTTGAGAACATGGCTGAAGAATGAACTTTATAAAGTGGGCAATGAAACATGGAAAG GTGGCTTTATCCTTCAAGGCAAGCTTCTCGATGTCCGCCAAAACCTGGAATCCAAACTGACAGAAATATTAAAGAACTTCTCTGAAGTTG CTTGTTCTGAAGATTGTG TTGTGACTGAAGGTCCTATCCTGGATTGTTGGACCTGTCTTCGCCTCACCACCCGGTGCTTCAAAGGAGAGTACTGTGGAG aaGAGGACTCAAGGAAAGCTGAGAATCGAGAGATTTCACTATTTCTGATATTGCTAGCAGAAGCTGTAATATTGGGAAGTGCTTTGTTACT ATTCCATTTTTGTGTCTTCCATCAGAGGAAAATGAAGGCAATACGAAggtcattaaagaaatatttggagaGGAAACTTGAAGAATTATTGGGGGTGATAGAtgaaatggaggagaaagaagattttgaaatcagaaaataa